The Capsicum annuum cultivar UCD-10X-F1 unplaced genomic scaffold, UCD10Xv1.1 ctg80185, whole genome shotgun sequence DNA segment TTCATGCCGAATGGATCACTTGAAAAGTTTATCTATGAAGAAAGATGTGAAAATGTTCGCCAATTGGGTTGGCCAATATTGTACAAAATTGGACTAGGCATAGCTCGAGGATTGGAGTACTTGCATCGTGGTTGTACCACTCGGACTTTGCATTTTGATATAAAACCTCATAATATCCTGCTTGATGAAGATTTTTTTCCTAAGATCTCCGACTTTGGTCTTGCCAAACTGTGCGTGAAAAAGGAGAGCATTCTGTCAATGTTAGGTGCACGAGGAACCATCGGTTATATCGCTCCTGAAATTGTTTGCAGAAATTTAGGAGGTGTCTCTCACAAGTCTGATGTCTATAGCTATGGAATGATGGTCCTAGAGATGGTTGG contains these protein-coding regions:
- the LOC107856720 gene encoding rust resistance kinase Lr10-like: MPNGSLEKFIYEERCENVRQLGWPILYKIGLGIARGLEYLHRGCTTRTLHFDIKPHNILLDEDFFPKISDFGLAKLCVKKESILSMLGARGTIGYIAPEIVCRNLGGVSHKSDVYSYGMMVLEMVGGRKNVDAGADRTSEIYFPHWLYQRIEQDEELQLIGIMNEEEKEYAKKMVMESLCCIQTDPSNRPSMTKVVEMLEGNLDSMQIPPKPYLYSSSRTEVDSSAVELT